A single genomic interval of Asterias amurensis chromosome 1, ASM3211899v1 harbors:
- the LOC139942233 gene encoding constitutive coactivator of peroxisome proliferator-activated receptor gamma-like produces the protein MGVKGLQSFVERWCPGGLIDVDIKALAKEFQKCKGKTPVLVVDAMGLNCKLYTPFMQWVFGGQWAEFIEEVRCLLDTFKRAEINLVFIFDGVVEKAKYPVWINRRNNEREKMSKMFKFIRETENARHPGPNFYHTPPCLGRYLCVALKTLGATVYNSLIDGDAAVFDYYKKTGAFGVLGQDSDFLIYDIQNYFSLNTLRFKRKLEVKMYDRLRLCDELGLHPVHLTLVACLMGNDLIPQKELLPFHCEITNTPVEQGRTPQYSNLVPALAEFLTGLNIRVLTPEVIVELEKHVFREQPSMWGLMDHVVRRYTCTVVEEELQCHINPELFKVLREKHVKCELWTGVLKVLATHSLMNSTNIEDYNNQIMPTCGLVYKPIRKRVFGLLLGVGVQVHRDEVAGPIAVEPLGRSKSSLVVGVNAVKEWCPSTHHCMALEPEIVEAEPLDMPGGTPTMEDLWLRPNMGPLKLHAFLTCMHCQMEPGLVSSLPRHYLPICLVLHYLLNEATPRFLQESDVNAFLAQVVYSPRDHAVFKKLKVPRVDPRGVQLATLFMSGMGMLEKTNSACNFPLKVSNLLPWRLFDGKLFQVNYLMSQEGKTIQELCDGNESSVQEVMKMKECIYSKSSSAQRNRYYVSLK, from the exons ATGGGAGTTAAAGGCTTACAGAGCTTCGTTGAGAGGTGGTGCCCAGGTGGCTTAATTGATGTAGACATCAAAGCACTAGCTAAGGAGTTTCAGAAATGTAAAGGCAAGACTCCAGTTCTTGTTGTAGATGCTATGGGACTTAATTGTAAACTTTACACACCCTTCATGCAATGGGTTTTTGGTGGTCAGTGGGCTGAGTTCATTGAAGAGGTTCGATGCTTATTAGATACCTTCAAAAGAGCTGAAATCAATCTGGTGTTCATTTTTGATGGTGTTGTGGAAAAAGCTAAGTATCCTGTGTGGATTAACAGAAGAAATAATGAACGTGAGAAAATGTCTAAGATGTTTAAATTTATCAGAGAGACTGAGAACGCTAGACATCCTGGTCCTAATTTTTATCATACTCCTCCATGCTTGGGCAGATATTTGTGCGTAGCACTCAAGACTCTTGGTGCGACTGTCTACAACTCGCTCATCGATGGAGACGCAGCAGTTTTTGACTACTACAAGAAGACGGGGGCGTTCGGTGTGCTTGGCCAAGATTCTGACTTTCTTATTTATGATATCCAGAACTATTTCTCCTTGAACACTCTGAGGTTCAAGAGGAAACTCGAGGTGAAGATGTACGACAGATTGAGACTATGCGATGAGCTCGGGTTGCATCCAGTCCACCTTACCCTCGTCGCTTGTCTGATGGGCAATGATTTGATTCCACAGAAGGAGTTGTTGCCCTTCCATTGTGAGATCACAAATACACCCGTCGAGCAGGGACGAACGCCACAATATTCCAATCTGGTACCAGCTTTGGCAGAATTCCTGACAGGCTTGAACATCAGAGTTTTAACCCCTGAAGTTATCGTGGAGCTAGAGAAACACGTTTTTCGAGAGCAACCCTCCATGTGGGGTTTAATGGACCACGTAGTGCGCCGTTACACATGCACTGTCGTTGAAGAAGAGTTACAGTGCCATATTAACCCTGAATTGTTCAAGGTTTTAAGGGAGAAGCATGTGAAATGTGAACTGTGGACGGGCGTCTTAAAAGTACTTGCTACGCATTCCTTAATGAACAGCACAAACATTGAAGACTACAATAACCAGATCATGCCGACTTGCGGGTTGGTGTATAAGCCGATCCGGAAACGTGTATTTGGGCTTCTCCTAGGTGTAGGGGTTCAAGTTCACAGAGACGAAGTTGCTGGTCCCATAGCTGTAGAACCTCTGGGTAGGTCTAAATCAAGTTTGGTGGTTGGCGTCAATGCAGTGAAGGAATGGTGTCCATCCACTCATCACTGCATGGCATTGGAACCTGAGATAGTTGAAGCTGAACCACTAGATATGCCAG GGGGCACGCCAACAATGGAGGACCTATGGCTGAGGCCAAACATGGGGCCATTGAAGTTGCATGCTTTTCTGACCTGCATGCACTGTCAGATGGAGCCTGGTCTGGTGTCTAGCCTCCCTAGACACTATCTCCCCATATGCTTGGTGCTACACTACCTTCTTAATGAAGCCACGCCTAGGTTCCTGCAAGAAAGTGACGTGAATGCTTTTCTAGCCCAGGTCGTCTACTCCCCAAGGGATCATGCAGTGTTTAAGAAATTGAAA gttCCAAGAGTTGATCCAAGAGGTGTACAGCTTGCAACACTGTTCATGAGTGGCATGGGAATGTTAGAGAAAACCAACAGTGCCtgtaacttccctttaaaggttaGTAACCTCCTGCCGTGGAGGCTTTTCGATGGGAAGCTGTTCCAGGTGAACTACTTGATGAGCCAAGAAGGCAAGACCATTCAGGAACTGTGTGACGGAAAT